A DNA window from Hydrogenothermus marinus contains the following coding sequences:
- the mltG gene encoding endolytic transglycosylase MltG, with the protein MKRFLIFLIILTIPAFFYIFHIKKPVNSTILIKKGDNLFKIADNLKNKDIISSKILFLIYSKIRNKPLKAGYYEFKGDYSISDVWYVLYKGKEKLVKITINAGNNLFDIAKKLENKGIIKKDTFLKYAFDKDFLKSIGIDKPSFEGYIYPDTYYISKISDVEEIFNMFFNRFKKEYKEFNINDEKFYKYMIVASLIEKESSKEDEKRIIAGIIYKRLKMKMPIQIDASNIYGLKLKGYEYINITKQIYKIDSPFNTYKHYGLPPTPICNFSKKSFYDAINPAKTDYLYYFSKDGKTHIFSKTYKEHLRKLKNF; encoded by the coding sequence ATGAAAAGATTTTTAATTTTCTTAATTATATTAACAATTCCTGCTTTTTTTTATATTTTCCATATAAAAAAGCCAGTAAATTCTACAATATTAATAAAAAAAGGTGATAATTTATTTAAAATTGCAGACAATCTAAAAAATAAAGATATAATTTCTTCAAAAATTTTATTTTTAATATATTCTAAAATTAGAAATAAACCTTTAAAAGCAGGCTATTATGAATTTAAAGGAGATTACTCTATCTCTGATGTTTGGTATGTTTTGTATAAAGGAAAAGAGAAATTAGTAAAAATTACAATAAATGCAGGAAATAATTTATTTGATATTGCAAAAAAATTAGAAAATAAAGGAATAATAAAAAAAGATACTTTTTTAAAATATGCTTTTGATAAAGATTTTTTAAAAAGTATAGGGATAGATAAACCTTCATTTGAAGGATATATTTATCCAGATACTTATTATATTTCTAAGATTTCTGATGTAGAAGAAATTTTTAATATGTTTTTCAATAGATTTAAAAAAGAATACAAAGAATTTAATATTAATGATGAAAAATTTTACAAATATATGATTGTAGCTTCACTTATTGAAAAAGAATCTTCTAAAGAAGATGAAAAAAGAATAATAGCAGGAATAATATACAAAAGACTTAAAATGAAAATGCCGATACAGATAGATGCTTCAAACATATATGGTTTAAAGCTAAAAGGTTATGAGTATATTAATATTACAAAACAGATATATAAAATAGATTCACCGTTCAATACTTATAAACATTATGGACTTCCACCAACACCTATTTGTAATTTTTCAAAAAAAAGCTTTTATGATGCAATAAATCCAGCAAAAACAGATTATTTATATTATTTTTCAAAAGATGGTAAAACACATATTTTTTCTAAAACATACAAAGAACATTTAAGAAAGTTAAAAAATTTTTAA